In Deltaproteobacteria bacterium, the genomic window ACTGGAGCATCCATTTCCTGACGATCTTTCCGTTCACGAGGGGAAGCACGTCATCGGCCAGAAAAAGCGCCTCATCGATGTCATGGGTAACATGAATGATCGGTATGGCGACTTGATTTCTCAGGTCTTTCAGCTCGTCGCGCATGTTCCTTCTCGTGTTGGCGTCAAGCGCCGAAAAAGGTTCGTCAAGAAGCAGTATCCGGGGCCTGCGGGCAAGGGCCTGGCAGATCGCGCACCGCTGCCGCTCGCCGCCGGAGATCTCGTGCTGCCTGCGATCCCTGAGATGCCATATGTCAAAAAGCTTCAGCAGACGCACGACCTCATCCTTTGAATGGGCGGCGAAGGCCACGTTCTTGTAAACGTTGAGATGGGGGAACAGGGTATAATCCTGAAAAACAAATCCCAGGGACCGTTCCTGGGGAGGACGCATTATGCCCTTCGCGGAATCGAACCATACCTCTCCGTTATAGGAAATCGTGCCGCCGTCTGGCCGTTGCAGTCCGGCGATCATTCGTATGATGGTGGTTTTTCCCGCGCCCGAGGGTCCCACGAGGGCCAGGACCCTGCGGTCATCGCAGGAAAAGGCCACGTCAACCTCGAAGTGGGGCAGTTGTTTGGTGATATGAACTTTAAGACCCATAAAGACTGCTCCTGGTGAGCCGGTTGATGATCAGCAGAAAGATGTAGCTGATGGGGACCAGTATCAGGCACATCATGCCGGCTTCATGGTAATTGAGGGCTTCTACCGCTTCATAGATGGCAATGGAGGCCACTCTGGTCTCGCCCGGGATGCTTCCACCGACCATGAGAATGACGCCGAATTCTCCCATGGTATGGACGAACACGAGTATCGCCGAGGCCGCCACTCCCCCCAGGGCGTTGGGAATGATGACCTTGAAGAATGTCGCCAGAGGGGAAAGACCGAGCACGTAGGCGGATTCGAGGAGACGACGGTCGATCTTTTCAAAGGCCGTCTTCATGGGCTGTATGGCGAAGGGAAAGCTGTATATGATCGAGGCGAACACGATACCCGCGAAGGTAAAGACGAAGGGCGACGCCGTGACCGCTTCCCAGATCCGGCCCAGCGCGCCCTTAGGTCCCATGACCACAAGCAGGTAGAATCCCAGCACCGTGGGAGGCAGGACCATGGGAAGGTTGAGCAGGGCCTCGAAGAACGATTTTCCGCGAAAACGGAAATAGACGAGAAGGTAGGCAAGCGGCGCCGACAGAATGATCAGTATCAATGTCGAGAAGACAGCCAGCTTCACCGAAAGTATAAGGGGCAGAAGGTCCATTTACTTATACCCGTACCGCTCCTTCACCGCCCGGGCCTCATCGGATGTCAGAAATTCAGCGAATCGCTCGGCCGCTTTCCTGTTGCCCGTCCCTGTGAGCACGCAGGCGGCCTGAATAATGGCGGGAGCTTCCGGGATCATAAAGAAACACCCCTTTTTGCCGTCTTCCGAGAGTGCCGAGGAATAGGCGCAGAATCCGATATCCGCCGCTTCGGTGCAGGCGTATTGAAAGGCCTGCGCGACCGTCTGAGGGAACACGAACTGGGCCTTGTGCGGATCCCACAACCCGGCGCTTTTGAGCGCGTTCATGGCGGCCGTGCCGTAGGGAGCGGTTTCCGTGTTGGCAATCGCGATCTTCCGCACGTCTTTTCGTTTCACGACCTCCCGCCAGTCGGCGGCCCCGCAGAGTTCCTTTTTAGCGGTCCAGAGGACGACGCATCCCTTCGCATAGACGAATGGTTTGTCGGCAAGGCCCTGTTCATATAGAAGAGCGGGCCGTTTCTCGTCGGCCGCGAGAAAGAGATCGTATGGCGCGCCTTTTATGATCTGGCTGTAAAGCTTGCCCGTGGACGTATAGGTCGCGTCAACGTCGACTCCCGTTTTGTCCTCGAACATCCGGACAAGTTCCTGTGACGGGAGAATGAAGTTCGCCGCGACGGCGACGATCAGCCTTTCTCCCGCCCAGACCGAAGAGAGAGAGAAGAAAATGATAATGAGTACGGTGCTTACCGTTGTATACAACCGGCGTGTGACTGAATGATTATTCATCGCGATCACCTCCATGCCCCGAATGATATCGTCGGAGAATCAGGCCGTGGGAGTTTCCTGCGAATCTCAACACAGGGGATTCTATACCGGAATAACAAGGGGTCGTCAAAGAAATTATGTTATTTTTAACATACATAAAAAGGGTACATGCTCCTGCCGGCCGTAATGCCGGGCTTTCCATTTCACGCCCTGATCTATCTGTTCATGGATGGAGTAACCAGGATAGGTAACGGGGCGGGGATCCTTCCGGTCCCCGCCCCGTCCATTATTAGAGTTTTTCCAGATTCACGGCGCACGCCTTGTATTCGGCCGTCAGTGTGGCCGGATCGAAGACGGGGTTCGTCAGCCAGTTCGCACAGGCCTCCCGGAAATGAAAGGCCATCCATACCATACCCGGCGGCACCTGTTCCGTTACGTTAGCCCGGACCTTCACGTCGCCGCGGCGGGATCTGACCCTGATGATCTCCTGGTTCCTGATGCCGAGCCGTTGTGCGTCGGCCGCCGAGATATCGGCCGTTTCCTCGGGGAGCAGGAAATCCATGTCGGCGCGGCCGGTCTGCGTCCTGGTGTGATACTGATAGAGCCGTCTTCCCGTGCTGAGCACGAAGGGATAGTCGCTGTCGGGAACTTCCGCCGGCGGTGTCCAGTCCACCGGATTGAACTGGCCGAGTCCGCAGGTGAACTTGCCTTCCTTGTGAAGGAAGCAGGTTCCCGGATGCTCCTCATCGGGACAGGGCCACTGCAGGCCGTCCTTCTCGATCCTCCGGTACTTGATACCCGCGAGAGAAGGCGCGAGGACCGAGATCTCATTATCCCATATCTCGCCGGCGCTTTCGGATTTCCATTCATGTCCCATCCGGCGGGCCAGTTCCCTGAATATCCACCAGTTCGGACGGGCGATGCCCGGCGGTTCACTGACCTTCCGCACGCGGTTGACCCGGCGTTCACTGTTCGTGAAGGTGCCGTTATCCTCGCACCAGGCGGCGGCCGGGAAAATGACATCGGCGAATCGTGTCGTTTCGGTCGGAAAGATATCCTGGCACACGATAAATTCGGCAGCCGAAAGCTCCTCCTCCACCTTGGCGATGTCGGGCTCGCTGTTCGCCAGATTTTCTCCGAAAATGTAGAATGCCTTTACTTCCCCGCTTTTCAGGCCCTCCATCATCTGGGGGATCATCAGGCCGTTCTTGCCGGGGAGGTTCTCCACGCCCCAGGCCTTTTCGAACTTGGCGCGACTGTCGGGATTGGTGATGGCCTGGTAGCCCGGAAAGACATTGGGGAGCGCGCCCATGTCACAGGCGCCCTGCACATTGTTCTGGCCGCGAAGCGGGTTGACGCCGCCGCACTCTTTGCCCATGTTTCCCAGAAGCATCTGAAGATTGGCCGTGGACATGACGTTATTCTTGCCACAGGTGTGCTCGGTGATGCCGAGGGTATAGCAGAGCATGCAGGATTCGGCTGCTGCCAGCCGGTGGGCCACGTCACGTATCATGTTCTCGGAAACGCCGGTGATCTCCGCGGCCCTTGCCGGCGGATATTCAAGCACCTTCGCTTTCAGTTCCTCAAAACCGACGCAGCATGACGAAACAAACTCCTTGTCGTAGAGCTTCTCGGTGATGAGAACGTTCATGACGCCGTTCAGGAATGCGATATCCGATCCCACCGCGATGGGGACATGGAGCGTGGCGAAG contains:
- a CDS encoding ATP-binding cassette domain-containing protein, with the protein product MGLKVHITKQLPHFEVDVAFSCDDRRVLALVGPSGAGKTTIIRMIAGLQRPDGGTISYNGEVWFDSAKGIMRPPQERSLGFVFQDYTLFPHLNVYKNVAFAAHSKDEVVRLLKLFDIWHLRDRRQHEISGGERQRCAICQALARRPRILLLDEPFSALDANTRRNMRDELKDLRNQVAIPIIHVTHDIDEALFLADDVLPLVNGKIVRKWMLQFMLKDRNHPGGSDEDFKYGFTRYHGFDRSVLYDSMEAEKWRM
- the modB gene encoding molybdate ABC transporter permease subunit, whose translation is MDLLPLILSVKLAVFSTLILIILSAPLAYLLVYFRFRGKSFFEALLNLPMVLPPTVLGFYLLVVMGPKGALGRIWEAVTASPFVFTFAGIVFASIIYSFPFAIQPMKTAFEKIDRRLLESAYVLGLSPLATFFKVIIPNALGGVAASAILVFVHTMGEFGVILMVGGSIPGETRVASIAIYEAVEALNYHEAGMMCLILVPISYIFLLIINRLTRSSLYGS
- the modA gene encoding molybdate ABC transporter substrate-binding protein; this translates as MNNHSVTRRLYTTVSTVLIIIFFSLSSVWAGERLIVAVAANFILPSQELVRMFEDKTGVDVDATYTSTGKLYSQIIKGAPYDLFLAADEKRPALLYEQGLADKPFVYAKGCVVLWTAKKELCGAADWREVVKRKDVRKIAIANTETAPYGTAAMNALKSAGLWDPHKAQFVFPQTVAQAFQYACTEAADIGFCAYSSALSEDGKKGCFFMIPEAPAIIQAACVLTGTGNRKAAERFAEFLTSDEARAVKERYGYK
- the fdhF gene encoding formate dehydrogenase subunit alpha; this translates as MATATLQLNGKRVEFEPGQTILDVATESGIDIPTLCYLKGTTPTGACRMCVVEVAGARSLVAACSTPAAAGMDIQTESERVRRSRKMTIELLLASGNHDCLTCEKNGNCRLQDLAYRYGITDISFTITPQPYPKEDENPFIIRDFTRCILCGRCVQACNEVMVNRAISYGYRGVNSKIVAGTDQTYFDSDCVFCGQCVEVCPVGALIEKKSRYQGRPWELTKVRTTCPYCGVGCQLWLHINKEGKIAKVTAVEDGAPNKGRLCVKGRFAYDFIYSEDRLTTPLIKENGDFREASWDEALDLVAGKFKEIKEKYGPDAIAGVSCARSINEDSYQMQKLFRSVLGTNNIDHCARTUHAPTVAGLAASFGSGAMTNSFEEFSRARMFLCIGTNMTEAHPVAATFLKNAVLNGAELIVVDPRKQPLVDFATLHVPIAVGSDIAFLNGVMNVLITEKLYDKEFVSSCCVGFEELKAKVLEYPPARAAEITGVSENMIRDVAHRLAAAESCMLCYTLGITEHTCGKNNVMSTANLQMLLGNMGKECGGVNPLRGQNNVQGACDMGALPNVFPGYQAITNPDSRAKFEKAWGVENLPGKNGLMIPQMMEGLKSGEVKAFYIFGENLANSEPDIAKVEEELSAAEFIVCQDIFPTETTRFADVIFPAAAWCEDNGTFTNSERRVNRVRKVSEPPGIARPNWWIFRELARRMGHEWKSESAGEIWDNEISVLAPSLAGIKYRRIEKDGLQWPCPDEEHPGTCFLHKEGKFTCGLGQFNPVDWTPPAEVPDSDYPFVLSTGRRLYQYHTRTQTGRADMDFLLPEETADISAADAQRLGIRNQEIIRVRSRRGDVKVRANVTEQVPPGMVWMAFHFREACANWLTNPVFDPATLTAEYKACAVNLEKL